One window from the genome of Leptospira johnsonii encodes:
- a CDS encoding DUF445 domain-containing protein has product MQSFDSVHGSTVEIISILITCSFVGWITNYIAVQMIFYPVKFRGWGILGWQGIIPRHSKKMAGLISDVMTERLIRPYDLYKKIDPVQISDLIRDRIGEKSSSIVKDIFFADNPVIWSMVPEEAKQILEKEIREDIPKKIEEIYTSFGKNLESILGIGDLIKESISGENANVLSEIFRRCGGPEFRFIVRSGIYFGFLIGCVQVLFIAYLNQWWTMPLMGIFVGYITNWLAILMIFSPLQPKNFLFFKYQGLFLKRQIDVSREFASMVASKILNPESLIGVIFKGKGGDLIITELLSKSKELMDEKLKKKIPYASLILGSKKLEELKEKIANSILELVPETADKMKDYIEERLEIEKLVFQNLSILPAEEFEHLLHSVFKEDEATLISLGAFLGGIAGCIQAYLVFIK; this is encoded by the coding sequence ATGCAATCTTTCGATTCGGTTCACGGCTCTACGGTCGAGATTATTTCGATTTTGATCACCTGCTCCTTTGTAGGTTGGATCACAAACTATATCGCTGTGCAAATGATCTTCTATCCGGTCAAGTTTAGAGGATGGGGAATTTTAGGATGGCAGGGAATCATTCCGAGGCATTCTAAAAAAATGGCCGGGCTTATTTCGGATGTGATGACGGAAAGATTGATCCGCCCTTATGATCTGTACAAAAAGATAGATCCTGTGCAAATTTCGGATCTGATCCGAGACAGGATCGGAGAAAAATCTTCTTCCATAGTCAAAGATATATTTTTTGCGGACAATCCTGTGATCTGGTCTATGGTTCCGGAAGAAGCAAAACAAATTTTAGAAAAAGAGATTAGAGAAGATATTCCAAAAAAGATAGAAGAGATCTACACCTCTTTCGGTAAAAACCTGGAAAGTATATTAGGGATTGGTGATTTAATCAAAGAATCCATTTCGGGCGAAAATGCAAATGTTCTCTCCGAAATTTTCAGAAGATGTGGAGGTCCCGAGTTCAGATTTATTGTTCGTTCCGGGATCTATTTCGGGTTCTTGATCGGCTGTGTCCAAGTCTTATTTATAGCTTACCTAAACCAATGGTGGACCATGCCTCTTATGGGGATTTTTGTAGGTTATATCACCAACTGGCTGGCGATCCTTATGATCTTCTCACCTTTGCAGCCAAAGAACTTTTTATTTTTTAAATACCAGGGACTCTTCTTAAAAAGACAGATAGATGTTTCCAGAGAATTTGCGTCTATGGTCGCTTCTAAAATTTTAAATCCGGAAAGTTTGATCGGAGTGATCTTTAAAGGAAAAGGAGGGGATCTGATCATAACGGAACTTCTTTCCAAATCCAAAGAATTGATGGATGAGAAATTAAAGAAAAAGATCCCCTATGCTTCTTTGATCTTAGGCTCAAAAAAGCTGGAAGAGTTAAAGGAGAAGATTGCGAATTCTATTCTGGAGTTGGTGCCGGAAACTGCGGACAAAATGAAAGACTATATCGAAGAAAGATTAGAGATTGAAAAGTTAGTCTTCCAAAATTTGAGTATACTACCTGCGGAAGAATTCGAGCATCTTCTGCATTCGGTCTTCAAAGAAGATGAAGCCACCTTGATCAGCTTAGGTGCATTTCTTGGAGGTATCGCAGGATGTATCCAAGCATATCTCGTTTTTATAAAATAA